In Mesoplodon densirostris isolate mMesDen1 chromosome 2, mMesDen1 primary haplotype, whole genome shotgun sequence, the DNA window atttagtttGCACAAATGGTATTCATTTTAGGCATATCTGCTTCATCTTTCCCAATGCAGTTAACTGTGGAAACTGAGATTGGAGACTGTGTTGGGCCACAAGATGCTGCTATTCCCATAGTTTTAGGGCCCTAAGTGGTGGTCTGAAAGGCTTCCCCCAAAAAAGACTGGGGTCAGCCTTCGGGCTCATGGTAGCCACTTCCCAATGCAACCTAACTGAGCAAAGCAGTGAATGGAAATGGATGGACGAGTGGTTGGGTTTCTTCCTCCTTGGTACTTGTGAGAAGCTTGTTCTGGTGCCCACAAGGGCAAAGCTATGGCTTTGGGCCCACTGAGCCCAGAGTGGAATTCTGCTAAACAGGCTCTTCCACCACTGCCAGAGCAGTGACTTTGGCTCTGAGTTGGTTCTTCTGAAAGGTGGGGCGACCGAGTAAGGGGTGCTCATGCTTAACCTGAGAAAGATGCCTTGTTCCCTGCAAGTTTCCACAGGATTCCTTTAGGATCAGAGTCACGATGAGTGTCCAGAACCCCCTGAGACTCCTGGACCTGGCGGGAATGAGCTTGCTGAGGGATGAGGCCTCGACCATCACAGCTCTGAAGGATCTGCCCACAGAGCTCTTCCCCCCACTGTTCATGGAAGCATTCTATGGGAGTCGCAGTGAGACCCTGAAGGCTATGGTGCAAGCCTGGCCCTTTGTACGCCTGCCTCTGGGGGGTCTGATGAAGATACCTCATCTGGGAACCTTACAAGCAGTGCTGGCTGGGCTTGATATCCTGCTTGCACAGAAAGATCATCCCAGGTGAGTCTGAGCAAGGTAGCCTAGTAAGGTTTTGGGGAGCCCTGAAGAGAAAGCTGAAGTCAGGAGAGTGGATGGACAAGGGATGGACTGCAGGCTTCTGATGATGCCAATGAAGAAACACAGAGACTTGGCCATTGCTGAGCTCATTTTGGGAAATGCCttccagcagtgtatgagtgcCTAAGATGTAGGGGAGTCTGAAAGTACATGTCTCAGCCAGGGATGCGTAAGGGTAATAGGTGTAGAAAGCCAGGAAGGATGGAAGGGGAAAGGAGATGGAGGAATGTGATccagagagggaagaagagagcaaGACAGCAGGTGATGTCAGAGATGCGAAGTAAAAGCTCAAGTGGGAAGTCTGAATGTTGCCTAAATGCTGAGACTGTGGTTTCATTATGTGTGGATCTTAAACCATAGCTGCCAATCTGCTGTTTTCCCACAGGAGGTGCAAACTGCGGGTGCTGGATTTAAGGAATACCAGCCAGGACTTCTGGAGAATGTGGTCTGGATACAGTGTCCATGGATGTTCAAGCTCACTGATGGCACAAGTGGCTGAGGACAGGTCAAGGACAAAACAGCCCGTGGCTCCCTTGGAGGTATTCATAGAACTTCATCTCAAGGAAAGGACCTTGGATGGATTCCTCACCTACCTCCTCAGGTGGGTAGAGCAGAGAAAAGCTTCCATACACCTGTGCTGTAAGAAGCTGAGGATTCTTTCATTTCCCATGGAAAATATTATGAAGGTCCTGAGTATGGTACAGTTGGACTGTATCCAGGAGGTGCAAGTGAATTGCACCTGGCATCTGTCCACCCTGGCCATGTTTGCTCCTCTCCTGGGCCAGATGAATAAAGTGAAGAGACTCCTTCTCTCCCACATCCACATGTCTGCAACTGGGGAGCAGGAAGAGCAGCACTTTGTCCAAATTACCTCTCAGTTACTCAGGCTGCACCACCTCCGGGATCTCCATCTGGAATCTCCCTCTTTACTTGAAGGATGCCTGGACCAGATGCTCAGGTGAGTGTGCACCATTGGCCAGGTAACAGCGAACACAACACTAGAATATCCAAAGCACTGTCCCTTTTGCTTCTCTATCCTGAACTGTGATATCACATAACCACGCAAATCAAGGTAGGGGCCCAAACTGGGACAGAGCCTCTAGAAAGGGACACCCTGGTAGGAAGCTATGGGCTAGGGGTTAGGATCTAGTGGTGTGGGTATATGATTTCTTCTTTAGGAAGAGATAGCTTTGTTTAGATGACTTAGGAAAATAGGTAAAGGAAGGGGGCCTTAAAGAATGAAAACTCCATCAGGCCTGAACATTTCTAAATGGAAGCTCTGTGCGCACCAGTGTTGTGACCACAATGAGCCTGTCTCAAATTCCCTGTTTGCAAAAGGTCGTTTTTTGCTCCTGATGAGGTAATTAATATATGGATAATGCGTGATTCTGGAGATGATCATAATAGATCAGGAGCCTAAAGCAGAATAAAAACTGGTAGATGGTTTGCAGATGATGCAGGAATATAACTGAGCCCCTGCAGACTGGCAACCTCAATTGATGTCATGAGATCTTGCCCTGGTTGGTCCACTATGCACATCACCCAGAAGCCTTACCTGGCCTGAGCTATGCGTGCCTGTGGCCCAAACATGGGCTGAGGGAAACCTGAGTAGGaagcattttatgtatgtatcttACTATTAAAATTCAGTGATGCCCACTCTTTACTGAGACAAGATGTCAGGCTCTCCCCTGAGCGTGTTTTAGTGTACTCCATTATGTTCGTTCATCCTCATAAGAAGTGTAGTAAGTTTTTCTCTGCTTGACTGATGATGAAAGAGAGCCTTCAACTTGACTCAGTCACACAGGAAGGTGAAAGGACTCAGGTTAAAATGAGACTGGGCATTCTGGGTATTGATGGTTATCAGATGATCAGACTCACCTTGGGCTTGGGCAAATCACTCGTCTCCCTACTTGAAGTCAACT includes these proteins:
- the LOC132477522 gene encoding PRAME family member 8-like, with protein sequence MSVQNPLRLLDLAGMSLLRDEASTITALKDLPTELFPPLFMEAFYGSRSETLKAMVQAWPFVRLPLGGLMKIPHLGTLQAVLAGLDILLAQKDHPRRCKLRVLDLRNTSQDFWRMWSGYSVHGCSSSLMAQVAEDRSRTKQPVAPLEVFIELHLKERTLDGFLTYLLRWVEQRKASIHLCCKKLRILSFPMENIMKVLSMVQLDCIQEVQVNCTWHLSTLAMFAPLLGQMNKVKRLLLSHIHMSATGEQEEQHFVQITSQLLRLHHLRDLHLESPSLLEGCLDQMLRCLTTPLDSFAITHCLISDSELSHLSQCPNISQLKGLDLSGVTLTYSSPELLPVLLEKVAATLQELYLEQCGIMDSHLETILQPLSHCSQLTFFSLRGNLLSMAIMEKLLRHTSGLPSLSQELYPVPQESYSSQGILQLRRFSQCLAELFEILRVLGRPRIVWISSNPCLHCGDNTFYHPQPIIYC